The Silene latifolia isolate original U9 population chromosome 4, ASM4854445v1, whole genome shotgun sequence region TCTACGTCCATGGCCATGACGGACGGACAATGTCCACGTCCTTCACCAACGAAGACGTTGTTGTTCAACGTCTACACCGTCCCCGACGTTGATATTCACCCTTAAACCAAATTCCCAGCGATGAATTTCACCGTCCTAAACCAGCCTAGAAGATGAATATCGCCGTTCCTATCCAATTTGGACGATGGAGTTCATCGTCCTTCACCAGCAACGACAACAACGACAGCAACGACACAACGACAACAAAAACAACTACTACTACTTCGAACATGACCAAAATTATAACAAATCAATCATAATctacaaaaataaaatcaattttacaaATCTAACTTGATTAAAatcaatttatataaccaaaattataaaataattagaaaaattaaATCGAAATACTTACTTGTGGTGGTCGGTGTTGGTGTTGCGGTGCTGGTCGTCGACGGTGGAAAGTGCGGCGGTGTCTGGTGTGGTAGTGGTCGTCGACGGCGGTAGTGGGTAAGTGTGGGTGGTGGGTTTTTGGTGGAAGAAGAGTTGAGTAGTGAGAGGGAGAGGAAAGGGTAAGGGAAGTGTTTGTCGTCGGAGGTGTTGTCAACGGCGGTCGTCGAAGTTGTGCTGGTCTGGTGGTGGTCGTCGACGGCGTCTGTGGTGTGTGGGTGGTGGGTTTTTTGGTGgaacaagagagaagggagtTGAAGAGTTGAGTATTGAGAAGCGAAGAATGACCGCTTTTTTATTAAAAACGCGACGATTTGTTATAAAACGTAGGTTTCGCAACCCGAATATTAATATCTTTAAAACAACATAGTGACCACATGCATTCATTCTACTACACTACTTTATTAGAGTATTAATGAATCAATCAATCCACCATTTCATAATCATATCATCATTTTCATGTTTCATCTAAATTCTACTCATATATTTCCCCCAATTTccttcataaaccctaattttcccTGATTTCTTGCCGATTTCACTCACTGGTAATTAATCACTCAATTTCTTCCTCATTTTCCCCCTATTGTTATCGTTAATCTCAATTACTTAATCGTAACACCTGTAACATTTGTTTCCGCGTGATTATATACTCTTCTTATTGTCTGTAATTaattgttctttaaattgattgTAATTAGGTGTTCGTCTAtgaatttacggatttttatcgagtttttcgcATATTTTTGCTAGTATTTGACTTAATTGGCTCAATTGAGATtccaatttttttattttttttatttaaatcatttttttttatttaaagttcattttttttttttggtgtgtgAGCTGATTTTTATGTAGTTTGGATATTGAGCTTATTTCGGCAAATTGTGTCAAGATGTATTTTTGCTGAATTTATTTTTTGTATTGTAAAGTTAGGGTTTTTAATTTAGGATGAAAACTTTGAATCTGTGGCAACAAAAAATTGGTAGATTTTTCGACAAAGCTCGTAAGAACCGTGATCGGAAGGTTTTAGCTTTGCTAGGAAGTTTGCACTGTGATTCTGTTGGTATGAAGCAGCTGGTAAATGAATTTCTTGCAAATTAGGGTAGTGTAGACTGTAATGGATACGGCGTCTTTTGTATTTGTGGCAAGTTGTATTTTGTTACAGTATTGCAGTTTCAATCACTGAATATATAGTTGCCGGTTCAGGAATAAGAAGCAAGTTATGGATCATAAATGGTAGCAACTTGAATGAATTGTTGTTAGTGTTTCGGGAAATAATTTGGGGTGGCTAACATGAACAGCTTGAATGAATTGTTGTTAGTGTTTCGTTGATCATTAGTCTTATTGGTTAAGGTTACAGGATTTATTAAGAAATGGTAGCTTATGTTTGTCTAAATCCTCACTTTTGAGTCGGGAGTTTATTTGGGGTGGCTAACATGAACAATTGAAATGAACTTTTGTTAGTGTTTCGTTGATCATTAGTCTTATTGGTTAAGGTTACAGAATTTATTATGAATGGCAGCTTATGTTTGCCTAAATCTTCACTTTTGAGTCGGGAATTTATTTGGGATGGCTAACATGAACAACTGGAATGAACTGTTGTTAGTGTTTCGTTGATCATTGGTCTTATTAGATATGTTTACACAATTTATTATGAAATTAGTAGCTTATGTTTGCCTAAATCTTCACTTTTGAGTCGGGACTCGGGAGTTAATTCGGGGTGGCTAACATGAGCAATTGAAATGAACTGTTGTTAATGTTTCTTTGATCATTAGTCTTGTTGGGGTAGTGTTATGCGGTTTATTACGAAATGATTTAGTTGTGGAGGATATATTATGCGAGTTTGGTTGTCAAATTAATTTGAGCCCATGCTGTAGTAATTGTAGTTTTTGAAGATGTCAACTCCTTCAAGGAAAAGGCTCATGAGAGATTTTAAGAGGttgcaacaagatcctcctgctGGCATTAGTGGAGCACCCCAAGATAATAACATTATGCTTTGGAACGCTGTGATATTTGGGTATTTATACTGTATAAACTGTCACTCTTTAGATTATATTGGTTATGAGTTGTGACCATTCGTACAAATTAACTGATTTGAATATCTCTGTGGTTTAACTTGGCAGCCCTGATGATACTCCATGGGATGGAGGTTAGTGATTTTAAGAACAGTTTGTCAATTTCCCTGTATCCCCTTCTGAGTTGTATGTATTCATTACTTTTTCCTTTTGGGCGGTGGGAGAAGGTTTAAGAGGTGGCTTGCTCTGAAGTGGCCGCCTTTTTATCTTGTTTCAACTTCGTAGGATGGCAAGGCGTACTAGTgtttttaaaacccctaagtttaccttgactttccattacattttcgttctccctttttgtttttcattttcccttttttttattcgcattttgaggcgtgcgttcacccatgaacggttcgaaaggatgattcatgtcaccgaccccaaatcattttgggattaaggctcgttgttgttgttgttggtagcCACGGTGCTTCAGGGGACCGAATTATATATATTACTACCGTTATACCCGTGTAAATTTACATGGTTTGTTTTAAATACTCTAATTAATGGAGTATTCAGTTTGCTCTTTCTAAACTGAATCCGACATCTCGTTGGTTATAATGACGACAAACGCTAAAAAGAATGTATTTTATTAAAGAATTGGTTTTGTAATTTTTTCTAAGGTGtacaatgattttttttttattcggtGTAGTAAAATGAACAAAGTTAAGGAGCAAGTAGGATATTGTATGTGTCAggtcattttgattttttttttttgagttatgGGTAGTTATACTAATGAAGGATAGTATGTAATTTCTAATACCAACATGTACTTTATTTTCTAAGAAGTTTTGTGGTACTGAGACATTACCCTTGATTGGTGAGGATTAACCACAATCGTCCATTGGTTATCACTTTAGTAAATAAGGGATGTACGGCATTTATAAAGAGAACTATGTAGATTCTTTTGTCGATGTTATGCATCTTTCATTTGGTGGTTGGTGTAGAGTCATATGTTTATGCATGAAAAGTTATGAGATTTATCATAATCTTCTGCTTGTATGTAACCTTGTGTTTGGCCAACTAAAATTACTCACTCCTCCAGGTACGTTTAAGTTGACCCTTCAGTTTTCAGAGGATTATCCAAATAAGCCACCCACAGTCCGTTTTGTTTCCCGAATGTTCCATCCTAATAGTAAGTACTCCTGAATCTTTGTAGCTTTTCATGAATAATTGTTTACGTACTGCTATTTGTCCTTGGCAATAGCTTCACATTTTACCTCTATCCAGTTTATGCTGACGGAAGTATCTGCTTGGATATTTTACAAAACCAATGGAGTCCGATCTATGATGTTGCAGCTATTCTGACATCCATACAGGTTAGTTTCAGCAGGATGTGTCGTGTGTGAATTCATTCACTTCAAGTATTCTGTGCTTGTTTTTGCAGTGTCCTAAACTTCTTTTACACAATGAATTTTCTGTCTGGATGATCCATGCGTCGCCTTCTTTTCAACCCCTTCATAGAATCAGCCCAAAACCCAAAATCTGTTTTTTCTGCTGTAATATTTTGGTCTATAGTGGAATTAAAATCTATACAACCTTTTCTTCAAGTGGATAAATGAAAGAAATTAACTTGATCCCGCGGGCCTACTTTAGACATGTAGTTCGTATGTTAACTACGTAATTCTTTTGGTTTACTCGACTATTATCTATACCTACAAACAGTCAAGgccttgcttggattgacaataATGGAAGGTGTGGAGGAGGTATTGCTGGTGGTGGAGAGAGCAGGGTAATAGTTACCTTACCTACACCTGTGACCTCTCTCAGGGCCCAGGATTATGCAAACGGATGTAATAATTCCCCTTCCAACCTTCTCCACCACTACCGCTTCTCTCCGTCCCTTGATTTGACGTCTGGTCCCTTAATCTGATCAAGCCTAGTAATTCTTGTTTTAGCCACTTATGCAGCATACTTGAGACATTTGTTGTAAGTTGGTAGAAAGCCCATCAATGGCTTAACCTTATTAATACATCGAAGGCTATCAAAGTACCAATTGTTCCGTCTCCATTTaggattaattttttttatttaaggtATCTGTTTATTTGACAAACTGCAATTTGTTCTGCTTACTGGTGCAGTCGTTGCTCTGTGATCCAAACCCAAGCTCTCCTGCTAATTCAGAGGCTGCCAGGCTGTTCAGTGAGAACAAGCGGGAGTACAACAAAAGAGTGAAAGAATCTGTGGAGGCAAGTTGGACAGCAGACTGACAATGTTCAGAAGCATCCTCGGAGCGCCAAGGCGCATTGCTGTGACCTCTACTTTCTTTATATATAAATGTTTATGAACCATTTGTGTAATTTGATTTCGTCTTCATGTATCAATGTATAAACATTTGGTTTGGTTTCTGTAGATGAATGATTAAAATGCTGGCCGAGCTTTTGTAAGAATGTGACACGCTTTGTTTGATCCAAGACCAGTTATTGGCGTCAATTTAATGCAAGAATTTGTACAGGACATGATCGTTGTGCATTCTGAAGGATGTTTATTGTGCTGGTAATTCGTACTTCCTCATCTTTTATCTTGTCTGCAGGACCAAGGTAAGTCCACCGTTTGTACAGCCTCGTTGTATTCCATTCAATATCACCAAGGACACCAAAACACTTCCAAGGCAGCAAAGAAGGTGAAACAAAAGTGATAAAGCTCTGTTGTCTTCTAGAGATAGAAATGGGCAGCTCTCTAAATATACGATATACCCCTTCTTttgatgaagggatttggattgACAGCATCGGGAGGGAAAAGAGGGGGCCAATATCCCGTAATTATTTGGTTAAAGTTTTGGGTCCCAAATGATTTGGTTTATTCGAAAAAGCCCTACATTTGAACCTCGTGCCATTGATTGGCATGCATCCTTGAAATATTGGGATGGTGTTGCGGTTTCCTATTTCCTAACCTCGTACCATTCAGTTCCCCTCATAAAACCCACTTGTAGAAGCTGGGCTGAAATTTTTTCAACATAAGAAGATTGAAGGAAAAGATCTTGTTCCATTCCTCCCCCTCCCTCATAAATCCCCTCTGCCTCATTCTTCCTTTCGTTTTAATTTCATGTTGTATCTGACTCATTGCCGTTTTTTCCTTGATCAAGTGCGATTTGGTTTTGCTCCGTCAGGAAAAGCTTCTCGCTGCCGTTGTTTACCCGGTTATGTGCTTTCGTTTTGTTTCTTCAGGAAGACCTTCTCAAGGATGTGAAGGTGATCTTTCAAACCGTGTTTCAACGTTCAAGTAATGCGGTTAAGGTTAAAATTTCGAGGCATTTTGTGATTAGTATGACCTATGCTTATCCGAATGTAGTGAGTGTGTCGAATGTATGTAAATTGCAGGCTTCATTGTACTTACTCCACTGCAAGAACTCTTCTTTGTAATGCATATTTGTATCCTAGCTCCTTATGATTTGTATTTCATCAATTTTGATATATTTTATCCTATTTCTCGTTGGCCTAGTGCTAAGAGGCTTCGTCATAACGTGTTTATTTGTATTTCATCAATTTTGATATGTTTTATAATTTGATATAATGATATAATTTTGCAGGACTCGACAACCACGTTCATAAAGAATGTTGTATTAAGATTCGACACAAATATAATGAATGTTAAACTTACCAATAATAATATCGATGCGTAAAACCATAAAACTGCTTTAATATTTGTGAACCACCTTAATAACAATATGATAAATCTCAGTTGAGAAAggtagttttagagagaatagaaAGGACAGGGAATACCAATTGGTCATCAAACAACTAATGCTATTTGAAGCTTAATTAACACACTAATAATACCTAATAATGTTACTGAAAAATCCATGATTTGATCAAGAGCCTAATTCTTGAGAATCAACGTTTGAGTTAAGGAGCTGGGAAGGATCAATCAACAATCCGAAGACATCCCGTCGTCCCAAATTCCTTGGAGGAGGCACAGCCGCAGGTAGAGTCAGTTGTACATTAGGAGGAACTGGTGTGGCGGGCGAGTGTCCAGAAATACAGAGATTACCAGATTCATCTTGTTCCCAGTATATTTCCACCATTACGCCATTTGGATTCTCGGCATTTGCTGTTCCTGGAATTCCGACGTGCCTAGCTCCAACTGGTATCAGCATCTACGGAAAAATAAAATCCATATTTTTAATCTAAAAGCAAGCTCATCATTCCAAGTTACTTAACTTTCGTTGCTTATGTATGTGTACAATTGACCCCTTAACCTGTCAAAGACGAGATTATGGAGCTATCGGGGTGTTATTGGTTACAATGAGCCGCAGACTCACATAGGTCAATGCACCTCCATCTTAACCACCACGTCAAGACTTCCTTTGCAGAATcgagtttttttcttttttccaaaGTGCATATTTATGCAAAGGGTGACAAACTAACAGCCAAACTTTTTCCGAGTGGATGTCAAAACTAGTGAATAAGAATAAaagggtatgaaaaacttgcctTCATTGAAGTCCCTGATGTTAGAGTAACAGCGACAAAACGCCCCTCAGATGCAGAAGATTCTAACTCAGCCTGCCTCGAGATGTTCAGGAATACTTCTTCCAGATTTGTCAACCCAAGTTGGATGTCTGCCACCCCGAACTCTTCTTGCTTATCTTGAAATTCTCCGAACATTCTCTGTCAGCAGAAAACATAAGCATTTCAAACTGTGGATTTTCCTAAGACATGAGAAAATTACCTCACAGCATAGATTTTCGCAACTGAGGCCATTTTGTTTGAAGGGACATACAGTTCCATCTTTAGGAGTTAACATTAGTCTCAACATGTGTAATTATCAGACATATTATACAACGATTTTTGACGACAGACTTAGAGAATAGTCAATCACCTTAAGCAGGTCTTCTTTCTGACGGGgaataatgaaagaaagaaaagcATGGCTCTCCTTCTTTGGCGAAACTTCCAAATGCTGAAAAACAGTTGAGTTCGTTCAGTATTATACAAGGATTTCaataagtaaacaaatgatcaagCGAAATGTTCTCAAATCACTTAACCTGTCTAAAGAAGCTTTTTACAGTCTCGATATTAGCAGAATTTTCTGCTGAGTTTCCATCAGTAAAGCTCAAATTAATAATGAAACCAGTTCCAAACCGTGATTTCAGTCTGATTGAGGTCCCAATGCAGTGTAGCCTCCCCTTCGCCATGACCCCTATACGATCTCCCAAAACGTCAGCTTCTTCCATTGAGTGTGTTGTAAGAATAATGGTTCTTCCATTCTTTGCATTTTCTATTATGTCCCAAACCTGCCTCCGGCTTACTGGATCCATACCCGTTGTCTGCAATTCATATGAATTTGTTATAAAGACAGGCTTATATTAGGTTCCGACTTTATTAATGTTTTTCAGATAATAGTTTACATTACCGGTTCATCCAAAATGATTAATTTCGGGTCACCAAGGAGAGCAGATGCAATACTAAGGCGGCGCTTCATTCCTCTACTGTAACTACCTGCTCTCACCTTTGCTGAATCTAATAATCTCACTTCTTGCAATGATTTCTTAACAGCCTGGAAGGAAATACGAAAGCTTAAGTGGCGCTAACATAACATACTCGTAAAATATCAGGAAAGAATGATTACTGTCGAGCAGTCGAGATCTAGTACATACCTGTTTGATGGATGCAGGTTGCAGACCTTTGATGCTGGCAAAAAGCTGAAGATGCTCTTCACCAGTCAAACCATTCCAGAGAATGTCATACTAACAAAATCAATTCAAATGCATTAGAGTCCCTCTTTATTTCTATTACAGATTAGCGCGAGTTGAGAGTTATATTATATACCTGGGGACAGACACCAATCATCTTTCGTATATTTGACATTTCGACAGAGCTTCTGATAGAATTGCCATAAACTATCACTGCAATACATTTGGTTTAAATTATCAGTCATTCACATGTTTGCATAAGTAAATTGAAAAACCGAATCTAATAGCTTATACCATCTCCTCCTGTCACTGCTGTAATGCCAGTTAAACAATTAATAGTAGTCGTCTTTCCTGCTCCGTTTGGTCCCAGGAGGCAAAACAGCTGATCCTTCACCAAATTCACATATAAACCCTATTCGAGAAGTTTAAAATATTTAGGAGTcgggtgcaaaaaaaaaaaaaaaaaaaactactatgAGGAAACAAAGTTATACGAATATGCGACCTTGATAGCATGGAATTGACTACGCATGCTGCATCTGAAAGAGAAACATATGCATTGACAGAAGCAACCACCTGTGGTCTGTTGACTTAGATAAGTCTTGACCAGACCACGGATCTGAACGGCAACATTTGGATCCAGTTCACCTGAGCTCATTTGCTGCTTCACGGTGTTCTCCTCCTCAACTACATCCTCATCAGTTGAAATATTGTGACTATGGATACCAACTTGAGCATTGTTTTCCCCACTGCCTGTCCAGTATCTTGGGCTCAAAAAGTAAAGGAATGTTTTCCGTGTTCCATTTGGGCTAGGTATGACATTATCATAATACAGTCCCCAAAGAAGCGAGCAAACGAACATAAAGATGAAGAGCGAGTATATCTGTCAAGGAGAAGCCAATAACTGATCAAATGGTTCAACATTCAAAAGCACAGAGTTCTTGGCAGGTAAATATACCGGTGTAAGTTCACTCAAGCTGATTCCAGGATCATTATGCGATTTAGAAGCTTTAATAAGTACATTAAGCGTGTAAGCTAGTAGAGTTGGCGGGAGAGAATACAATAATATACTACCATTCTGGAAGTCCAGTTGTATCACTTGCGGTACAAACTGCAGACATTGAGTAAGAGGGGTCATAAGTCATAACACACCTAACAAGTACCAGTAACTTGTGTGTTAGTAAATTGTGTAAGGAAGAGTACCTGTAACATAGCGCCTACCAAATAAATCCAGATTCCTGTTGTAAGTGCTGAAGACGATTTTTGAATAGTAGGAGACAGAAAGAAAGTGACACCGGTCTAACATCAAAATGCCAATACAGAAGAAAGAAGCTGGTGAATCAAACCATAAACATGACATGACGACTTAATCAGGTAAAGAAAAGCGACTATACGTACCATACTCAGCTGGTAAAGGAAGAAAACAAGGAACAATACTGCAAAACTGTTGTGCAAGAATAAATCAAACTGAAAGATCATTCCTGAGAAGAGTGTAAGAAGCGAATTGACGGAAATCACAATGCTCTCCCATGTAAGAAATGAGAGCCAATAAGCTGAATCGTAGAGCCCCATTATATTCATGGCCTGAGAAACCAAAATGACAGCAAATTACCAGAGCATCAGAGTTATTTCCTGAATATATATTCCACATATTTTAATATCTTAGTTTTACGGTTTTACCTGCCGCagtctttgttctttctcaagCACAATGGAACTAAGTTGAAGCACAAAAGGGAACATGGCAATTGTATACAAGAACAGTGGTGCAAGAACAACAAACCCATCCATAGTATACTTATCAATAACGACTTCATGTCGAGGAAACTCCTTTAACCCCACAGTCCACCGAAAATTTGGATCTGAACAAGCAAGGGAAACAAAGTTGAGGACACGAAGTATCTTAAAACTGAAAACAACAAAGAGAGTATAACGTCAAAACACCTCGTAGAATGGACCTAGCAATCTCGCGTTCAGCAGCCACTTGAAGTGGGACGAGAAACTTCAATGTAGGATTCTCAGAAGTCCCTCTTTTTGTTGATTGTGTGAGATTTGCTTGTATACCATAAGTGACACTTGCATTTTTTTCAAAAAGATGCAGAGATGCAGGGCAACGTAAAGGGTCGTCCAGAAGCCATGCATCAACCTCAGCAGGTGTTCCGAAAGATTTGACCTGCAGACGGTTTTAAGTATTCAACAGCCCTGACCATTCCATATAAACTGTAACAACTAATCCAGAATATATGCACTTGACAATTTGGACACTGTTTTCCAGCAAGATGGGTGTTTTACAAAACTGAACAATGCCAAAGTCACCATTTCGTATCACCCAAATTGATATTGAGAGATTTAGACCATGTAAAGAGTCTGACTGATTATGCTCCAAAGTCGCCAAGGCGCTAAAATCGTCGTGCTGTGGCGACTTTGGAGCAGAACATGAAATTAATTCAAGTATGCCACTTAATGCAGCGGCTTTTACAAAGTCGTCTAGTAAAAAGTTACGTTGATGTTGTTTAGATTTGTAGAAAATCGATCCTAcgtaaaccctaattcgacaatTATTTTCAAATGTAATCCAATTTCACAACTACTTTTGTTTCCAAGCATTACTTTAACTCATCAAACAAGTACATTAAATTGCAAAACTAATTTTAACTCATAAATCCGGAATTTTTTACCCAAATTCTACATGAACAATTGGAAAACTAATTTCAACTCATCAAGCAAACATTAATTTAAAACAAATTACGACCCGACTCTTTCTAGTCAATGACGAAACCAGAATTTGTGGTTCGAGTCAAGAATTTTCAGTGGCAATTAataaaataagtttaaactaGAAAAAGTCGAAAactacaaaaaagaaaaaaagaagaattaaacCTTGTGAGACGGAATTGGACGTCCGGGATTATTAGCCATAATCCGAGAGACAATATGAATGGCTTTTACACTTGAATTTCCACTCCATACAAAATCAAAGCACGGCTGTCTAACGTAAAACTTAGTCTCACATGGCGGTATCGACTGTACCACCATCAAAGGCCGGTCCGACTGTGAAGCCGAAAGTGAGGCCGCTTTGGAAACGAGGTAGAGGATGAACATGGTAATGAAGGGAGCTAGAAATTGAAGCAGTGTTGCTCGTTTGTTTCGTAAACACATTAACATGTTCTTCTTTGTTAGCCCTTTCCATTGTTGTAGTAACAACAACAAtcccattttttttgtttttttattcaaTATTTTTGGAGAATCTGTAGAGGGGTGAAAATGGTGTCAATATTTATGAATTATGAGGAGTTTGGAGGTTAGATGGAAGTTGTGTGGAAATGTGCATGGTCATAAGTACTGTCTGTACATACATACATACTTTGTGAAAGTTTTCTATGATTCGGGGTTTTACCAAAATACCCCTATGAGTTTGAGTTATTCTCGGGTTAGTATCCTCTTCAAAGCGTGTCATAAGTATGAGACGGTCTTATACGGAGTATCCAAGTGACAGATGGATTGAAGCGAAACAGACGTGAAACAAAATTTCAAAACAGACTTGATTTAACTGAGATGGATTGAAGCGAATCAAGTTCGATATTAAGCTCAATTAAACTTGATATGGTTGTATGATGTAAAATTATCTTCTTGTTAATTATGCTAATCATCCTCCACAAATTATTGTAACATCTTTTATTCTTAATTAAGCTATCATGACCATCACATCCATACCAACACCAATTTTATTTTCTATATAACACACGATCTTAAAACCCACGATTACCACTAAACTACGACCTCATTCGATAGTACCAATTAGGTGGGCACTAAACACCCTCTATAAACACCACGAAATTGCTTGGAAATTCTGTACGTTACATTACATTACAAGTAAGTAAGTAACCACAGAAGACCTCATTTTGTGCCCAAAAAACAGTTTTATTACTACTAATGAACACTGCTTTAATAATGCTATAGTATAGAAGTAGGTAGTAAAATTAAAATTGACCACTTTTTACCATAAATAGTAAGGGTGCATGTTACTACaggaataaatttgaaatttgagggATCACTTTGTTTTTTATTTCGTGTATTAACTAAGGCACGTGGACTCGACTTctcttttttattattttttttgtgtaTTTCGTTAATTTTGATATGTTTTAAAAATATTGTATGTCTTTCCAGT contains the following coding sequences:
- the LOC141653210 gene encoding ubiquitin-conjugating enzyme E2 2-like — protein: MSTPSRKRLMRDFKRLQQDPPAGISGAPQDNNIMLWNAVIFGPDDTPWDGGTFKLTLQFSEDYPNKPPTVRFVSRMFHPNIYADGSICLDILQNQWSPIYDVAAILTSIQSLLCDPNPSSPANSEAARLFSENKREYNKRVKESVEASWTAD
- the LOC141653205 gene encoding ABC transporter A family member 2-like, which encodes MGLLLLLQQWKGLTKKNMLMCLRNKRATLLQFLAPFITMFILYLVSKAASLSASQSDRPLMVVQSIPPCETKFYVRQPCFDFVWSGNSSVKAIHIVSRIMANNPGRPIPSHKVKSFGTPAEVDAWLLDDPLRCPASLHLFEKNASVTYGIQANLTQSTKRGTSENPTLKFLVPLQVAAEREIARSILRDPNFRWTVGLKEFPRHEVVIDKYTMDGFVVLAPLFLYTIAMFPFVLQLSSIVLEKEQRLRQAMNIMGLYDSAYWLSFLTWESIVISVNSLLTLFSGMIFQFDLFLHNSFAVLFLVFFLYQLSMTGVTFFLSPTIQKSSSALTTGIWIYLVGAMLQFVPQVIQLDFQNGSILLYSLPPTLLAYTLNVLIKASKSHNDPGISLSELTPIYSLFIFMFVCSLLWGLYYDNVIPSPNGTRKTFLYFLSPRYWTGSGENNAQVGIHSHNISTDEDVVEEENTVKQQMSSGELDPNVAVQIRGLVKTYLSQQTTGGCFCQCICFSFRCSMRSQFHAIKGLYVNLVKDQLFCLLGPNGAGKTTTINCLTGITAVTGGDVIVYGNSIRSSVEMSNIRKMIGVCPQYDILWNGLTGEEHLQLFASIKGLQPASIKQAVKKSLQEVRLLDSAKVRAGSYSRGMKRRLSIASALLGDPKLIILDEPTTGMDPVSRRQVWDIIENAKNGRTIILTTHSMEEADVLGDRIGVMAKGRLHCIGTSIRLKSRFGTGFIINLSFTDGNSAENSANIETVKSFFRQHLEVSPKKESHAFLSFIIPRQKEDLLKRMFGEFQDKQEEFGVADIQLGLTNLEEVFLNISRQAELESSASEGRFVAVTLTSGTSMKMLIPVGARHVGIPGTANAENPNGVMVEIYWEQDESGNLCISGHSPATPVPPNVQLTLPAAVPPPRNLGRRDVFGLLIDPSQLLNSNVDSQELGS